In Streptococcus parapneumoniae, the genomic stretch GACTGACGAAGTCAGCTCAAAACACGGTTTTGAGGTTGTGGATAAGACTGACGAAGTCAGTTACCTATAACTATAATATATACGACAAGGCGAAGCTGACGTGGTTTGAAGAGATTTTCGAAGAGTATCAACTATCGAAAACAAATTAAAAAACTCCCTTTTCCTAAAAATAATAGTATAATAGAGGTAGAATTTAGAATCGAGGTACACCTATGGCTGTAAAATTTACAAAACGAGACGACTTGGATAAGATGTTTGAGGAGTTTGCGAAACTCCCTGATTTGAAACAAGTTACTTTCCCTGATGACAAAGAGAAAAAAGCCAAAGCAGAAAAGAAAAACTAGATGACTGCTTTTCAACAACTCCCATCTAGTGTACTTCAAACTGGAGCCATTTTTCTCTCCATTATCATTGAAGCCCTTCCCTTCGTTCTGATAGGAAGCATTGTCTCAGGGCTGATTGAGGTTTATATCACACCTGATAAGGTTTATCATTTTCTCCCTCGAAATCGTTGGGGGAGAATCTTTTTTGGCACCTTCGTTGGGATACTTTTCCCTTCTTGTGAATGTGGAATCGTCCCCATTATCAATCGTTTTCTGGAAAAGAAGGTTCCCAGTTACACGGCTGTTCCCTTTCTTGTGACTGCACCAGTTATCAATCCCATTGTTCTATTTGCGACCTATTCTGCCTTTGGCAATTCCTTCCACATCGCCCTGTTACGAGCTTTGGGTTCCATTGTTGTGGCTGTGATACTTGGGATTTTTCTAGGATTTTTCTGGCAAGAACCGATTCAAAAAGAAAATCGGTTGGCTTGTCATGAGCATGATTTTTCTCACTTAAGCCCTGCAAAAAAGGTTTTTCAGGTCTTTGTGCAAGCAATTGATGAATTTTTTGATACGGGACGTTATTTGGTATTCGGCTGTCTCTTTGCCTCTGCTATACAGGTCTATGTTCCGACACGGATTCTGACCTCTATCAGTGCAACCCCTATTTTTGCCATCCTCCTCTTGATGCTTTTGGCCTTTCTTCTTTCTCTCTGTAGTGAGGCGGATGCCTTTATCGGGGCTTCTCTTCTCTCAAGTTTCGGCTTGGCACCAGTTCTGGCCTTTCTCGTTATTGGCCCAATGCTGGATATCAAAAATATTCTCATGATGAAAAATTACTTGAAAGCACGATTTATCAGTCACTTCATAACGATTGTAACTCTTGTCGTCTTAGTCTATTCTCTCTTGATTGGAGTCATCCTATGATTCGATTTTTAGTTTTAGCTGGCTATTTTGAACTGACTATTTACCTCCATCTGTCGGGCAAATTAAACCAGTACATCAACATGCACTATTCCTATCTGGCCTATATCTCCATGGTGCTTTCCTTTATTTTGGCAATTGTTCAATTGTATATCTGGATGAAGCAAGTCAAAATCCACAGTCATCTGAACAGCCGATTGGCCAAGATGACAAGTATTTCTCTTCTGGCTATTCCACTTGTCATCGGCTTAACTTTCCCAACTGTTAGCTTGGATTCTCAGACTGTTTCAGCTAAAGGCTATCATTTCCCCTTATCAGAAGGAACGAATCTGGCCATTCAGACAAGTGAAGGTACGACGAGCCAATATTTGAAACCAGATACCAGTTCTTATTTTTCAAAAACAGCCTATGAAAAGGAAATGCGAACTGCGGCGGATAAATACTTGTCCCAAGATAGTATTCAGATCACTAATGAAAACTATATGGAAGTTATGGAGGCTATCTACGACTATCCAGATGAGTTTGAGGGTAAGACAATCCAGTTCACAGGCTTTGTCTATAATGACCCCAGTCATGCCAATAGCCAATTTATGTTCCGCTTCGGCATTATCCACTGTATCGCGGATTCAGGTGTCTATGGCTTACTGACCAAGGGAAATACCCGTCAATATGAAAATAATACTTGGATAACAGCCAAGGGAAAACTGGTCAATCACTACCATAAAGAACTCAAACAAAACCTTCCAACCTTGGAAATCGAAAGCTTTACCAAAGTCGATAAACCAGAAAACCCCTATGTGTATCGAGCTTTTTAAGGAAAATAAGATAAAAACGAACAAGTTCTCTTCTGAATAACAGAAAAGAGCCTGTTCGTTTTTTGTTGAGTATTGTATAGTAGAATATAAATTGCGATTTTTAAAATGATATATAACTAGTGAACAATTCACAAATCAAATACATTTTCATTCTCTACTTAATACTATGCTTATTCATCTTTTGTTCAAAAATAGTTGTGATAATCTGACGTAGTTCTTCTCGTTCTTTTTCTGGGATTTCACCACTTGTTTGAGCTGCAGCGTAGAGTTCAGGGTGTTCAATTGAAATGCGTTTAATCGTACGTGTCGTAGCATGTTTTCTGACGAAAAATGGGATTCGCTTAATCAAGTCTTGTGGGACGAGTGCAAGAATTTTCTCAGCAGTTTCCTTGTCACTAATCTTAGACGTAGTCAGCCCCTTCTTAATCATTTTCTGTTCTTTTTCTGTAAAATCTTTTAATTCCATCTGATTAGTCCTCCTATTTTCTCTAAGTTAAATTATATACCAATCTGGATAAAACTACAAATGGACTGTCTGGAAATAGGTGCAATACTGTAAAGAAGATTCTGTTCTTTAATTATAAATCTTCCTCCTCAGTCACTTCCCATACTTCTGATTGATAGCCTTCCCCATCAATATCGTATCTTTGAATATAACCTATAAATCTTTCATTTTTTCCTGGTTTTCGACTGTTAATTATCGTACTCACCCATATACCTATCAAGAATAAACATAAAATGCCTAATACTATATCCATGTTAGATTACCTCTAGATATTAACCCACTTATCATTATCCATGATAAAAGGCTGAGCCAGTCCCTCGCCTGTATAATCTGCATACTTGGTGCCCAAATACTTATAGCAATCTTCCTTGCTGGCAAATTTAATCGCTTGGTAGGGCTCTTCGAAAGTCAATTTCTCTACAAATAAGAAGCCATCATCAGCAGGCACTAAGACGCCAACATGTCCAACAAACAGATGCTCACCATCCAGATTATCATGCAAGACTACAGATAACATTCGAGCTTTTTCATTGAATTGAAATTGTGAGAAGAATGTTTCCATCTTTTCAGCGTGAACCTTGACATCTGTAGTTGCCTCAGTTGGAACTCTCGAAAATAGAATATCAAACTCTTCCTTATCTTGTGAATCAAAGACCTTTCCCTTATCAATCGCATCATTATCTAGGAAAAGCAATTGGTCATTCTTTTCAAGCTTGGGAATGGTAACTGAATTTTTCAAAAGACAATAACTATTGATACGGCAGTTGGTCCCAACAAAATCGCCCTTCTCTTGATTCCAAAGGTTGCTAATTTTCTCAACATCGTATTCGGTGTGAGTAAAGGAAGTGAAATATCCTGATAAGCCAGTTGACCCGACAATGGTATTGTAATCATTAACGAGATTAAAAAAAGCATCAACACTTTTTGGATCCAAATGGGCTGATAAGAGAGATTTGACCTCTTCTGTACTTACCTGATTGTTTAGGTTGGTGTATGAAGCTTTCCATGGCACTTTCGTTGAACTACTTTGCCTTTGACTCGTCTCATTCGAAATTGTAGCATCTTGTTGACAAGCAGCCAAGCCTAAAAACAAGGCAGAACAGATTCCTAATGTGGCTAATTTTCTTGATTTCTTCATCTTTTTCTCCTAAATGTCTTGGATTAAAGTTTCTTTAACTACTGCTTTACAGATATTGATTACTTTCTCATTTAATGTGTTCATCGTCTTTCCCTCTGATTTGTTTTTTTTTGTTATTTCCTTAAGCTTGATTTAATTATAGTAGGCGTTTCGTGCTCTGTCAACAAATTTTTTATGAAAACACAACAAAGTTTTCATTTTCTTGGATTTCGTGTTATGCTTTACTTACAAAAATAGAAAACGATTTCATCCGTGGATAAAGAAGAGATTGCGATTGTTACAGGCTAAAAATAAAACAATATAGACTAGTAAATAGTTGGATTCAATAAAAATTGGGTACTAAGATAGGTATAAATAAAAACGCCATTGGAAATTATGAAAAAAGGGTTAGGTCTACTAAGAAAAATACTATATTTGACTTAGCTAAAGTATTCAGTAGCTTGATTGATGCCCTCTTTCCTCCAGTTCAAAAGGATTCTCCTAGCGATATCCAATCCATCTACGACCAACGGGCATCACCCAGACAAGGTAAAATCCTGACCTATGCCGAGAGGCAACTGTATAAGCAGAAAAACGAAGATAAACGAAGTATCGTAAAAATCATCAGACTGGACGACTACAGACAGACTACTTACTCTCGTGTTAGGTGTGGTTTATATATGCAGGTAGCCGCTCGATATAGGACGACGATTTAGATATGGAGTTTCCATTCTATGAGAATGAAATCCCAGACGACTACGACGCAATCGCTTATGTCGTCAGCAGGTCCATGGAGCCAAAGATAAGAAATGGCGACTACCTATTTGTCAAGAATCCCCCACAGATTGACTATAATGCCATCGGCATCTTCCAAGTAGACGGCGCTAACTATGTCAAGAAACTCCGCCAAGGCTACCTCAAAAAACTCAATCCCGAATACCCCGACGTCCACCTAGACGAAAGCAACCATATTCGCACCATCGAGAAAGTTATCAGGCTGTATAGGGAGAATTAAAAAAGGGGGAGAATGGCGATATAAAACAAACAGATTTTAAAAGATTCGAAAAACTTTGAAAAAGTTCATTCTACATTTCAAAAAAAGAATAAGTACCCTAAAGCAGATTAGATTTTGTTAAACAATAGTGATATGTCAATTTAGAGAAAGGCATTTAAGATCACTTTTCAAAAGGCAAATACTAAACTAGCAAAACCGATAAACCAGCCCTTAGTTCCCATATTTTCAGGCACACACTCCTTAGTACACTAGCTATAGTGGTTAGAGTGGAACACAAAGACGCTAAAACAATAAATAATATCTGCACTCACGTAAGTAAAAGAATGGAGCAAGCTGCTTTGGAGGTTTTAAATACCATATCATTAAATCGAAAATATATCAGATCGAATCTAAACAATTACATTACGATTGCTAAAACATTTGTAGAAATTCATTTGAATTTCCTAATCAATTTGTGCATATCTTATTTCATACTCAATGAAAATCAAAGAGCAAACTAGGAAGCTAGCCGCAGGTTGCTCAAAGCACTGCTTTGAGGTTGTAGATAGAACTGACGAAGTCAGTAACATATATACGGTAAGGCGACGCTGACGTGGTTTGAAGAGATTTTCGAAGAGTATCAATCCATTATGAAAGTTTTGCCTCTTTGCTACCCTCTATACAAAAAAAGCCTATCACACAAGCTCTAAAGCTGGATATGATAGGTTTTTATATTTTTCTTAACGTACTGTGCGGATACGCATTGTGTTTGTGCGAACAGCTTCTCCTACTGGCACACCAGCAACGATAACGATATCATCGCCTGACTCAACAAGACCTGCTTCTACCGCTTTACGTTCAGCGATTTCAAACATATCGTCAGTTGAAGATGGAGCATCTGTCAACATTGGGATAACACCCCAGTTCAACATCAAGCCACGTTCTGTCAATTCATCAAATGTCAATGCCAAGATGTCAGCATTTGGACGGTATTTAGAAATCAAACGAGCAGTATGACCTGTCTTAGTAAGAGTTACAACCAATTTGATATCCATTGAGTTAGTCGCATCTTTAACAGCAGAAGCCATTACTTCTGTCTTAGAGTTACGCTCAAATGAATCTGAATCCAAACGTCCGTATTCATTAAGAAGAGTTTGAGCGTTCTTGTCGATTGTAGCCATTGTAGTTACTGACTCGAGTGGGTATTTACCGTTTGCAGACTCGCCTGACAGCATTGTAGCGTCAGTTCCGTCGATAACAGCGTTAAATACGTCTGATACTTCTGAACGAGTTGCACGTGGTTTTTCAGTCATTGTTTCAAGCATGTTTGTTGCAGTGATAACAACTTTACCTGCAGCATTGACTTTCTTGATAATCATTTTTTGGTAAACTGGAACCATTTCGAATGGTACTTCGATACCCATGTCACCACGAGCGATCATGATACCATCAGCTGCTTCAATGATTTCATCCAAGTTATCGATACCTTGTTGGTTTTCGATTTTAGCGAACAATTGAACATGTCCGTTTCCAGTTTCTTCACAGATTGCACGAACTTCGTTCACGTCTTTTGCAGTACGTACGAATGAAATCGCGATGAAGTTGATACCTTGTTCAAGACCAAAACGGATATCGTCGTTATCACGTTCAGCAAGAGCTGGGAAAGGAATTTTAGTGTTAGGAATGTTAACACCTTTTTGTTTAGCAATTACGCCATCATTTTCAACTTCAACTTCAAACTCACGAGTTGCATCATCTTTAGCAACCACACGAAGACCAAGTTTACCATCGTCAACCAAAACTTGACGACCAACTTCAACATCATCATAGATATCAAGAGCGCCAGCAACGTTCAATGCAATCACATCACGAGTTGATTTGATTCCTTGTTTAGTCGCAACACGGATTTTTTCACCAGTTGTGTAAGAGTACTCTTTTGCATCTCCTTCAAACAATTCAGTACGGATTTCTGGTCCTTTTGTATCAAGAAGGAAACCAACTTTTTTACCTGCAAGTTTTTCAGCAAGTTTAACAGTTGCCATACGGTCACCTTGTTCTTGGTGGTCACCGTGTGAGAAGTTGAAACGGAATGTGTTAGCACCAGCTTCAATCAATTTAGCAATGTTTTTAGCTGAAGCTTCAACATCAAGTTTTTCACCCCAGTATCCGTCATCACCGAATTTTTTACCACCACGGATTTCTACCGCAGGACCCAAAGTTGCAACGATTTTTACACGTTTGTTCATGATTTTTTGTGACTCCTTTATATATATGACCTTTTGGTCTTATTAACTAAATTATGAATTATGACAAGCAATTGTTCAATTGTGACAGGTCAAGATCAGCTTTGTGTGGATTATTTACAATAATCTTACCGTCTGCTG encodes the following:
- a CDS encoding SPJ_0845 family protein; this translates as MAVKFTKRDDLDKMFEEFAKLPDLKQVTFPDDKEKKAKAEKKN
- a CDS encoding permease; translated protein: MTAFQQLPSSVLQTGAIFLSIIIEALPFVLIGSIVSGLIEVYITPDKVYHFLPRNRWGRIFFGTFVGILFPSCECGIVPIINRFLEKKVPSYTAVPFLVTAPVINPIVLFATYSAFGNSFHIALLRALGSIVVAVILGIFLGFFWQEPIQKENRLACHEHDFSHLSPAKKVFQVFVQAIDEFFDTGRYLVFGCLFASAIQVYVPTRILTSISATPIFAILLLMLLAFLLSLCSEADAFIGASLLSSFGLAPVLAFLVIGPMLDIKNILMMKNYLKARFISHFITIVTLVVLVYSLLIGVIL
- a CDS encoding TIGR03943 family putative permease subunit, yielding MIRFLVLAGYFELTIYLHLSGKLNQYINMHYSYLAYISMVLSFILAIVQLYIWMKQVKIHSHLNSRLAKMTSISLLAIPLVIGLTFPTVSLDSQTVSAKGYHFPLSEGTNLAIQTSEGTTSQYLKPDTSSYFSKTAYEKEMRTAADKYLSQDSIQITNENYMEVMEAIYDYPDEFEGKTIQFTGFVYNDPSHANSQFMFRFGIIHCIADSGVYGLLTKGNTRQYENNTWITAKGKLVNHYHKELKQNLPTLEIESFTKVDKPENPYVYRAF
- a CDS encoding DUF4300 family protein, coding for MKKSRKLATLGICSALFLGLAACQQDATISNETSQRQSSSTKVPWKASYTNLNNQVSTEEVKSLLSAHLDPKSVDAFFNLVNDYNTIVGSTGLSGYFTSFTHTEYDVEKISNLWNQEKGDFVGTNCRINSYCLLKNSVTIPKLEKNDQLLFLDNDAIDKGKVFDSQDKEEFDILFSRVPTEATTDVKVHAEKMETFFSQFQFNEKARMLSVVLHDNLDGEHLFVGHVGVLVPADDGFLFVEKLTFEEPYQAIKFASKEDCYKYLGTKYADYTGEGLAQPFIMDNDKWVNI
- a CDS encoding S24 family peptidase; the encoded protein is MEFPFYENEIPDDYDAIAYVVSRSMEPKIRNGDYLFVKNPPQIDYNAIGIFQVDGANYVKKLRQGYLKKLNPEYPDVHLDESNHIRTIEKVIRLYREN
- the pyk gene encoding pyruvate kinase gives rise to the protein MNKRVKIVATLGPAVEIRGGKKFGDDGYWGEKLDVEASAKNIAKLIEAGANTFRFNFSHGDHQEQGDRMATVKLAEKLAGKKVGFLLDTKGPEIRTELFEGDAKEYSYTTGEKIRVATKQGIKSTRDVIALNVAGALDIYDDVEVGRQVLVDDGKLGLRVVAKDDATREFEVEVENDGVIAKQKGVNIPNTKIPFPALAERDNDDIRFGLEQGINFIAISFVRTAKDVNEVRAICEETGNGHVQLFAKIENQQGIDNLDEIIEAADGIMIARGDMGIEVPFEMVPVYQKMIIKKVNAAGKVVITATNMLETMTEKPRATRSEVSDVFNAVIDGTDATMLSGESANGKYPLESVTTMATIDKNAQTLLNEYGRLDSDSFERNSKTEVMASAVKDATNSMDIKLVVTLTKTGHTARLISKYRPNADILALTFDELTERGLMLNWGVIPMLTDAPSSTDDMFEIAERKAVEAGLVESGDDIVIVAGVPVGEAVRTNTMRIRTVR